A genomic window from Cupriavidus metallidurans CH34 includes:
- a CDS encoding aldehyde dehydrogenase family protein, with amino-acid sequence MQRIAHIYINGEFVTPHGDEWFDLYNPSTEEVIGQVRLGDAQDARRAIAAAQAAFPAWSRTTREERIAALHRMHRAVAAREDELMEAILLEYGAPQVRGRWMATYPADVIAQAIDTLESFAFEEHVGSAKVIQVPVGVAGLITPWNSNAGFICNKLATALAAGCTAVIKPSEMSAMQTQIVAQALHEASLPPGVFNIVNGRGEIVGEEIARNPGVAKISFTGSSAVGQHLVVTGAETMKRVTLELGGKSPTIVLPDADFATVMPLVLQAGFANSGQACIAGTRILVPRNRLTEFEHIAKEAVSHVRSGDPRDTDTDIGPMVSQKQWERVQNYIRIGQQEGATLLAGGEGRPDGMHAGWFVKPTLFTHANNQMRIAREEIFGPVLTIIPYDDEADAIAIANDTRYGLSALVLGTNLESCERVARQIDSGRVLVNTLAHEPRAPFGGFKHSGLGREMGRWGMSAYLEPKTLLT; translated from the coding sequence ATGCAACGCATTGCGCATATCTATATCAACGGAGAATTCGTCACGCCGCACGGCGACGAATGGTTCGATCTCTACAACCCGAGCACCGAGGAAGTCATCGGCCAGGTGCGGCTGGGTGATGCGCAGGACGCGCGGCGCGCCATCGCGGCGGCCCAGGCGGCGTTCCCCGCCTGGTCGCGCACCACACGCGAGGAGCGCATCGCAGCCCTGCACCGTATGCACCGGGCCGTGGCAGCGCGTGAAGACGAGTTGATGGAAGCCATCCTGCTGGAGTACGGCGCACCGCAGGTGCGTGGACGCTGGATGGCAACCTACCCGGCCGATGTCATTGCTCAGGCAATCGACACACTGGAGTCCTTCGCCTTCGAAGAGCATGTAGGCTCGGCCAAGGTGATCCAGGTACCTGTCGGCGTTGCCGGCCTGATCACACCATGGAACAGCAATGCGGGCTTCATCTGCAACAAGCTGGCCACCGCGCTAGCGGCAGGCTGCACGGCGGTCATCAAGCCCAGCGAGATGAGCGCAATGCAAACCCAGATCGTGGCCCAGGCGCTACACGAAGCCAGCCTGCCCCCGGGGGTGTTCAATATCGTCAACGGCCGAGGCGAGATCGTCGGCGAGGAGATTGCGCGCAATCCTGGCGTCGCCAAGATCTCGTTTACCGGCTCATCCGCAGTCGGCCAGCATCTGGTGGTCACCGGTGCGGAGACCATGAAGCGCGTGACCCTGGAACTGGGTGGCAAGTCGCCCACGATCGTGCTGCCCGACGCAGACTTTGCCACCGTCATGCCGCTGGTACTGCAGGCCGGTTTTGCCAATAGCGGCCAGGCTTGCATTGCCGGGACGCGTATCCTCGTGCCGCGCAACCGCCTGACCGAATTCGAGCACATCGCAAAGGAGGCGGTATCGCATGTCCGATCCGGAGATCCACGCGATACCGACACCGACATCGGCCCAATGGTGAGCCAGAAGCAATGGGAACGGGTGCAGAACTACATCCGTATCGGACAGCAGGAAGGTGCGACGCTGCTGGCCGGTGGCGAAGGCCGGCCCGATGGCATGCATGCCGGATGGTTCGTGAAGCCCACCCTCTTCACGCATGCCAACAATCAGATGCGCATCGCGCGTGAGGAGATCTTCGGCCCCGTGCTCACAATCATCCCCTACGACGATGAGGCCGATGCGATCGCCATTGCCAACGACACGCGCTATGGCCTGAGTGCCCTGGTGCTGGGCACGAATCTTGAAAGCTGCGAACGTGTGGCGCGCCAGATCGATTCAGGCCGCGTGCTTGTCAACACCTTGGCCCACGAGCCGCGCGCACCGTTTGGCGGCTTCAAGCATTCCGGGCTCGGGCGAGAGATGGGCCGATGGGGCATGAGCGCGTACCTGGAGCCCAAGACGTTGCTTACCTGA
- a CDS encoding thiamine pyrophosphate-dependent enzyme, translated as MGKKVAEIIVEVLEQAGVKRCYGIVGDTLNLIAEHLDRSSIDWVGVRHEEAGAFAAGAEALYTNNLTACAGSCGPGSLHFINSLYEANRNRAPVVLIASQVAMSEMGFEFIQEVDFKSVFKECSVFCDMILTPEQARRKTAMACQTALTRRGVAVLIVPVDISHGEVKEDFPYRVHHSRPSIRPNDAEIGAIAEVLNAGRKTAIYAGSGCEQALAEIMAVAERLKAPVAHTSRAKNWLEPGNPYNIGMTGILGNEAGYNAVLECDTLLLLGADFAWRQFYPDGAKIVQIDIDPTHLGRRHPITLGAVGDIQTTLQALLPHLDQHEDASFQEKYIKRYAEAMVAARKPLIPGHNDSIPGSYLASIIDKHAADDALICADDGSPIVWALRLFDANGKRQIFGSLLHGTMASALPSALGLQKACPDREVIAMCGDGGITMLFGELLTTIQEEVPIKIVVFDNSKLGFVEIEQKAEGMLDTFTKLKNPDFGKVAEAIGLWGKTVRKASELDASVQEWLSQPGPALLNVIVNPLELVKPPFLEAGPVIGMAMYSVRAILNGRGADVLEMVRENFR; from the coding sequence ATGGGCAAGAAAGTTGCGGAGATCATCGTAGAGGTACTCGAACAGGCTGGCGTCAAGCGCTGCTATGGCATTGTCGGCGACACCCTCAACCTGATTGCCGAACACCTCGATCGAAGTTCCATCGACTGGGTCGGTGTTCGTCACGAAGAAGCGGGCGCCTTCGCGGCAGGCGCTGAGGCGCTATACACCAACAACCTGACAGCGTGCGCCGGAAGCTGCGGCCCAGGCAGTCTGCACTTCATCAACAGCCTGTACGAGGCCAATCGCAATCGCGCTCCGGTTGTCCTGATCGCCAGTCAGGTAGCGATGAGCGAGATGGGCTTCGAGTTCATTCAAGAGGTGGATTTCAAGTCGGTCTTCAAGGAATGCTCGGTGTTTTGCGACATGATCCTGACGCCCGAACAGGCCCGCAGGAAAACCGCGATGGCCTGTCAGACCGCACTGACCAGGCGCGGCGTTGCCGTGTTGATCGTGCCGGTGGACATTTCACATGGCGAAGTGAAGGAGGACTTCCCTTATCGCGTTCACCACAGTCGTCCATCCATCCGGCCGAATGACGCGGAGATCGGAGCCATCGCAGAGGTCCTGAATGCCGGCAGGAAGACTGCCATTTATGCGGGGTCCGGCTGCGAGCAGGCGCTCGCCGAGATCATGGCCGTCGCGGAAAGGCTTAAGGCGCCGGTCGCCCATACCTCGCGCGCGAAGAACTGGCTCGAACCGGGCAATCCGTACAACATCGGCATGACGGGCATCCTGGGGAACGAAGCCGGCTATAACGCGGTGCTCGAATGCGACACGCTGCTGTTGCTCGGCGCGGATTTTGCGTGGCGCCAGTTCTATCCCGATGGGGCAAAGATCGTGCAGATCGACATCGACCCAACGCATCTGGGCCGACGCCACCCCATCACGCTGGGCGCGGTAGGCGACATCCAAACTACGCTGCAGGCATTGCTGCCGCATCTGGACCAGCACGAGGACGCGTCATTCCAGGAGAAATACATCAAGCGTTATGCCGAAGCGATGGTAGCGGCAAGGAAGCCTCTCATCCCGGGCCACAACGACAGCATTCCCGGCTCGTACCTCGCGTCAATCATCGACAAGCACGCCGCCGACGATGCGCTGATCTGCGCTGACGATGGCAGTCCGATCGTGTGGGCGTTGCGTCTGTTCGACGCCAACGGCAAACGCCAGATCTTCGGCAGCCTCCTGCACGGCACCATGGCGAGCGCCTTGCCCAGCGCACTGGGCCTGCAGAAGGCATGCCCCGATCGCGAGGTCATCGCCATGTGCGGCGACGGCGGCATTACGATGCTGTTCGGCGAACTGCTCACCACGATCCAGGAAGAGGTGCCCATCAAGATCGTGGTGTTCGACAACAGCAAGCTTGGCTTCGTGGAGATCGAGCAGAAGGCCGAGGGCATGCTCGACACCTTTACGAAACTGAAGAACCCAGACTTCGGCAAGGTGGCGGAGGCCATCGGCCTCTGGGGCAAGACGGTGCGCAAGGCCTCTGAGCTGGACGCGTCGGTGCAGGAGTGGCTGTCGCAACCCGGCCCTGCGCTTCTCAATGTCATCGTCAATCCGCTGGAACTGGTCAAGCCACCCTTCCTGGAAGCCGGCCCCGTGATCGGCATGGCGATGTACTCCGTGCGCGCCATCCTCAACGGACGCGGCGCGGATGTACTGGAAATGGTGCGCGAGAACTTCCGCTGA
- a CDS encoding acetolactate synthase large subunit: protein MNGAESLLRSLVACGVEVCFGNPGTSEMHFVAALDAVDGMRPVLGLFEGVVTGAADGYGRMAGKPAATLLHLGPGLTNGLANLHNARRASSPIVNIVGDHAASHSRYEAPLTSDIQGFARPVSQWIHASASALTVGADAARAVQASMEAPGQVATLILPADTAWSQADTVAAPLPLPSRAPVSGATIANIAALVQRGVKTAFLLRGDALQERALHAAGKIAAKTGARLLSDTFAPRLQRGAGRVPVERLPYFAEQVVEFLAGTELIVLVGAQPPVSFFAYPDKPSWLTPEGCRLAVLSHAHEDGTGALKALADVLGATGSIAGHSVRKHMEPPASGSLTPESIMRSVARHLPEHAIVTEESGMAMAYYGLTESAAPHDFLTLSGGAIGSMMALSIGAGIACPDRKIVNLLGDGSAMYTVQSLWTQAREQIDVVNVIYANRGYKILNNELKRVGASQDGARAASMFDLQDPSLDWVALAAGMGVEAVRTVSATDFDAAFASAMQRRGPMLIEALI from the coding sequence ATGAACGGTGCGGAAAGTCTGTTGCGTTCGCTGGTGGCGTGTGGCGTGGAGGTGTGTTTTGGCAATCCGGGCACGTCGGAGATGCATTTCGTGGCGGCGCTCGATGCGGTGGATGGCATGCGCCCCGTCCTTGGCCTGTTCGAAGGCGTGGTCACTGGCGCGGCCGACGGCTACGGTCGCATGGCAGGAAAGCCTGCCGCCACGCTGCTGCATCTGGGTCCGGGCCTGACCAATGGCCTGGCCAACCTGCACAACGCGCGGCGCGCATCGAGCCCGATCGTCAACATCGTCGGCGACCATGCAGCCTCTCATTCACGCTACGAGGCACCGCTGACTTCCGATATCCAGGGATTCGCGCGGCCGGTATCGCAATGGATTCACGCATCCGCAAGCGCGCTGACGGTTGGCGCCGACGCCGCGCGCGCCGTGCAAGCGTCGATGGAGGCACCCGGCCAGGTGGCCACACTGATCCTGCCTGCGGATACCGCCTGGAGCCAGGCCGATACCGTCGCGGCGCCGCTGCCGCTGCCGAGTCGGGCGCCGGTAAGCGGCGCCACCATTGCGAACATCGCCGCGCTCGTCCAGCGTGGCGTGAAGACGGCGTTCCTGCTGCGCGGTGACGCTTTGCAGGAACGGGCCCTGCACGCCGCAGGCAAGATCGCTGCGAAGACGGGTGCCCGCCTGCTTTCCGATACGTTCGCCCCGCGCCTGCAGCGTGGCGCCGGGCGTGTGCCCGTGGAGCGCCTGCCGTACTTCGCCGAGCAAGTCGTGGAATTCCTGGCTGGCACCGAATTGATCGTGCTGGTCGGCGCGCAGCCACCGGTCAGCTTCTTCGCCTACCCGGACAAACCAAGCTGGCTGACGCCGGAAGGATGCCGGCTGGCGGTGCTCTCCCATGCGCACGAGGACGGCACCGGCGCGCTGAAAGCGCTGGCCGACGTGCTCGGCGCAACAGGTTCGATCGCGGGGCACAGCGTACGCAAGCACATGGAGCCTCCCGCCAGTGGCTCCCTGACCCCCGAATCGATCATGCGCAGCGTGGCCCGGCATCTGCCCGAGCACGCCATCGTCACCGAGGAGTCGGGCATGGCGATGGCGTACTACGGCCTGACCGAATCGGCCGCGCCGCACGATTTCCTGACCCTGTCTGGCGGGGCCATCGGCAGCATGATGGCGCTGTCGATCGGTGCCGGCATCGCCTGCCCGGATCGCAAGATCGTCAACCTGCTTGGCGACGGCAGCGCGATGTACACGGTGCAGTCGCTGTGGACGCAGGCTCGCGAGCAGATCGACGTCGTGAACGTCATCTACGCGAACCGCGGCTACAAGATCCTGAACAACGAACTGAAGCGCGTCGGCGCGTCACAGGACGGTGCACGCGCCGCGTCGATGTTCGATCTGCAAGATCCATCGCTCGACTGGGTGGCACTGGCCGCGGGCATGGGCGTGGAAGCGGTCCGTACGGTCTCGGCCACGGACTTCGACGCCGCGTTCGCTTCCGCGATGCAGCGCCGCGGGCCGATGCTCATCGAGGCGCTGATCTGA
- a CDS encoding LysR family transcriptional regulator yields the protein MHRTGMTELEAVLAVARRNSFRGAAQELGMSTTAVSSAVAGLEARLKVRLFNRSTRSVALTDAGLRYVERIAPALAAIKSAGEEAGSGPDVPSGTLRINAPQGAANLLLAPLFNVYAQRYPDVRIDIVSESRMIDVVAEGFDAGIRLAESVPQDMIAVPLSRDVRMLVVATPAYLEHHGTPRHPRDLLQHRSIGMRMSHGGIYQWELEHKGQKLQMDLPVRIALNEMPAIRQALLLGLGIGFISEWFIEDELKTGALVPVLAPWCPSFGGLRLYYSGHRFVPARLRALVSLVHELRLAEAQ from the coding sequence ATGCACAGAACAGGAATGACCGAACTGGAAGCGGTGCTGGCCGTGGCGCGCCGCAACAGCTTTCGTGGTGCCGCGCAGGAGCTGGGCATGTCCACCACCGCCGTGAGCAGCGCGGTGGCTGGACTGGAGGCGCGCCTGAAGGTGCGTCTGTTCAATCGATCGACGCGCAGCGTTGCCCTGACTGACGCCGGCTTGCGGTATGTGGAACGCATTGCCCCCGCGCTGGCGGCAATCAAGAGCGCAGGCGAGGAAGCCGGCAGCGGCCCGGACGTGCCCAGTGGCACGCTGCGCATCAATGCGCCGCAGGGCGCGGCAAATTTGCTGCTGGCGCCGCTTTTCAACGTGTACGCGCAGCGCTATCCCGATGTGCGGATAGACATCGTGAGCGAGTCGCGCATGATCGACGTCGTGGCAGAAGGGTTCGATGCAGGCATCCGCCTGGCCGAATCCGTCCCGCAAGACATGATCGCCGTGCCCCTTTCGCGCGACGTCCGCATGCTTGTGGTGGCAACGCCTGCATACCTGGAACACCACGGTACACCCAGACACCCACGCGATCTGCTCCAGCATCGGAGCATCGGCATGCGCATGTCCCACGGCGGCATCTATCAGTGGGAGCTGGAGCACAAGGGGCAGAAGTTGCAGATGGACTTGCCCGTTCGCATTGCGCTCAACGAGATGCCGGCCATCAGGCAGGCGCTACTGCTCGGACTGGGCATCGGCTTTATCTCCGAGTGGTTCATCGAAGACGAACTGAAGACCGGTGCCCTGGTGCCCGTGCTGGCTCCGTGGTGCCCGTCGTTTGGCGGGCTGAGACTCTATTACTCAGGCCATCGTTTCGTGCCCGCACGGTTGCGCGCGCTTGTCAGCCTGGTCCATGAGCTGCGTCTGGCTGAAGCGCAGTAG
- a CDS encoding tautomerase family protein, whose amino-acid sequence MRKGQPAAFRAAVLEAIHESLQKSLDVHPEAFFMTISEHEDANFHANMTYPFVRSPNLLLIQITLTAGRSTGDKQRFYRNLVARLEAGSGIKPADVFINLIEVASENWSPGNGLPIATALQPDAAHGPG is encoded by the coding sequence ATGCGCAAAGGCCAGCCTGCGGCGTTCCGCGCCGCGGTGTTGGAAGCCATACACGAGTCCCTGCAAAAATCGCTCGATGTACATCCGGAGGCGTTCTTCATGACCATCAGCGAACACGAAGATGCGAACTTTCACGCCAACATGACGTATCCGTTCGTGCGTTCGCCAAACCTTCTGCTCATCCAGATCACGCTGACGGCGGGCCGGTCTACCGGCGACAAGCAGCGGTTCTATCGCAATCTCGTCGCACGGCTCGAGGCCGGTTCCGGCATCAAACCGGCCGACGTGTTCATCAATCTGATCGAAGTCGCCAGCGAGAACTGGTCCCCCGGAAACGGGCTACCAATCGCTACTGCGCTTCAGCCAGACGCAGCTCATGGACCAGGCTGA